The DNA window GCGCGGGCTATGACATGACTCCTGCGCAGTTCTCTGCAGAGGTGAATCGTGCGTGGGCGCAGTTGGAACCGCTGTATCGCGAGTTGCATACGTATGTGCGTCATCGGTTGATTGCGAAGTATGGTGCTGCGGCGGATCGTAAGGACGGCATGATTCCCGCGCAGTTGCTGGGGAATACGTGGGCGCAGGAGTGGGGCAATATCTATGACGTTGTTGCGCCTGCTGATCCTAAGCTGTCGCAGTACAGGCCGGTGAATCTTGAGGACAAACTGCAATGGGCGATTGCGGACAAAAATAAGGATGCGGCGGCCGTCTTTACATGCATTAGGACCAAGAAGCAGGGGTATGTATCAGGAGTTCTACCGGAAGCATGCATGACTGCAAACTCGGATGAGTACTATTCCGGACAGTTGGCTGCAGCGAAGGCGATGGTGAAGTATGGCGAGAGCTTCTTTACTTCACTTGGCTTTCAGCCGCTGCCGAAGACATTCTGGGAGCGGTCGCAGTTTGTGCATCCGCGGGATCGTGATGTGGTGTGTCATGCCAGCGCGTGGGACGTGGACCAGGTGGATGATCTGCGCGTGAAGATGTGCATCGAGGTGAATGACGATTACTTCACCACGGTGCATCACGAACTGGGTCATAACTTCTACGGCCGTGCGTATAACCAGCAACCGATGATCTTCCGCAATGGGGCGAATGATGGCTTCCATGAGGCCATTGGTGATGCCATTGCTTTGAGCATTACGCCTGCGTACCTGAAACAGATTGGCTTGACGGACAGCGAGCCGCCTGCGGAAGCGGACATTCCGCTGCAGCTTCGCACGGCGCTGGATAAGATTGCGTTCCTGCCGTTTGCGCTGGCGCTGGATACGTGGCGTTGGCAGGTGTTCAGCGGCGAGATCAAGCCTGCGGATTACAACAAGGCATGGTGGCAGTTGCGCGAAAAGTATCAGGGCGTGGCGCCGCCGGTGGAACGCAGCGAAGCAGATTTCGATCCGGGTGCGAAGATGCATGTGCCGGCGAACGTGCCGTATGTGCGTTACTTCCTGGCACGGATTTATCAGTTCCAGTTCTACAAGGCGATGTGCGATGCCAGCGGTTACAAAGGGCCGCTGAATCGCTGTTCGTTCTATGGATCGAAGGCGGCGGGCGACAAGTTGAACACGATGTTAATGGCGGGGCAGTCGCAGCCGTGGCAGCAGACGCTGAAGACGATGACCGGCAGCGATCATCTGGATGCGGGGCCGATGATGGATTACTTTGCGCCGCTGTACCACTGGTTGAAGCAGCAGAACGCGGCGGCAAAGTAATCGCTTACGGGTCAGGATGTGGACCTTTGTACAGCACATGGTTGCGCCATCGCGAAGCATCCAGCTGCTTTTTGCTTGCGTCTGGTCTGTTTCTCAGCGGATAATCCCCGGCACGGCACCTGCTGTTTTCATCCCCTTGTTCCTCGCGTTCACTTTGGGGTCAGCGGTTGCCGGGAAAGCAAAGGTTGCTGTTATGAGTCGTCAGGCATGCACCATCGGAGTTGTTCTTTCCAAGCGCATCCTCGCGGGTTTACTGGGGCCGGATGGGACGCTGGACCGCATTCATTCCTACCCGGAAGATGAGTTGTATGAAGACGCGCTGGTGGAGATGCCGCGCGAACACCTGACTGCCGCCCTGTGCGACCAGATTCTTGCCGTGATCAAGGCCAATCCGGATGTGGTGCTGGAAGGCATTGGGGTTGCGCTGCCCGGACTGGTGCGACATGGTGTGGTGGAGGATTCGCCGAATCTGCCGCAGATGAAAGGCGCGCGGATTGTGGCGGAGATCTGCCACCTGCTGAAGGAGCATGGCATTGACCTGCCGGTAACCGCTGTGAACGATGCGGACGCGGTGGCTGCCGGTCTGGCACATCAGCAGGGCAAGCTGGACAGCATGATCCGCGTGTGGACGATTGGCACCGGTATCGGCTTTGGGCGCTATCCGCTGGTGGAGGGTGTTGGCGAGGGTGGCCATACCGTTGTTACGCTGGATGATCGCGAAACCTATTGCGGATGCGGTGGGCGCGGCCATATGGAAGGCATCATGGGCCACCGGGCGATGCGTCTGCGGTTCCTGGATATGGAGCCAGAAGATGTTTTTGAGGCGGCAGACAACGGCGACCAGCGCTGCATTGAGTTCAAGAAGCTATGGCACAAGGCGTTGGCAGCGGGAACGGCCAGCTCCATCCACATCAGCGGCGCGGGCAAGTTTTACCTGACGGGCTACAACGTCCGCTTCGTGGAACTGCCGCTGTTGAACCACTACATCCAGCAGATGGTGCGGTTGAGCCCCCTGCAGGCGTTCTCGGTGGAGATTCATCCACATAACCCGGAAACAGTGGTGACGGGGGCGGCTGTGATTGGGCGGACAGCTTCGCTGGTGCCGACGGCGGCGGCATAATCCGCCGTTTGACCGCGAAGGAACAGTGCGGGATATAATCGGTGCATTGCGCGCGACCTCCCCGGACGCCCCATTTTGGTGCGTCTTCGGGAACCACGGCCACCGCGGCAAGGGCTAACGGCGACCGCTTCCACGGCGTCGGGCCTTCGACGGACCTTCAGGTGTCCCAAGGAGCTTTACCAGATCTCATGAACCGTGTCTCGAAGTTTGCGACGCTCGCCGTCGGCCTCATCACTTTTGTGTCCTCTCCCGCTGTTTTCGCGCAGGCCTCGCCCGCACCGGCAGCGCCGGCTGCAGTGAAGCCCGAAGCCATTCCGGCGAAGGTTGGCCTGATCGCCTTTGAACAGGCTGTCTTTGCCACCAACGAAGGTCAGCAGGCAGTTGGCGCCCTGGGCAAGAAGTATGAGCCCCAGAAGGCCAAGATCCAGGCTGAGCAGACGGAAGTGGAGAGCCTGCAGAAGCAGCTCCAGGCCGCAACCACCCTCTCCGACGATGATCGTCAGAGCCGCGTACGCACCATCGACGCGAAACAGAAGCAATTGCAGCGCGACGGTGAGGATGCCCAGGCCGCCTACCAGAACGATCTGCAGGAAGCCTATGGACGCATTGCCGGCAAGGTAAATGCCGTGATGCAGAAGTACGCTTCTGAGAATGGCTTCACCCTGGTGCTGGATGTCAGCGGACAGCAGAGCAATGTCCTGTGGGCTGCCGAGAAGACGGACGTAACCCGCGCTGTGATCGAAGCGTACAACGCGCAGGCTGGCGTTGCGGCTCCGGCAGGCGGAGCATCTGCTCCGTCGGCACCGCGTGCGACAACTCCGCGTCCGGCTGCGAAGACACCCGTGAAGTAAACTGCGTCATCCGCAACAAAAACGGGGAGCAGAACTTATGGTTCTGCTCCCCGTTGTCGTGCCCGCATGGTTGCTCCCGCAGAGATGGTTTTCTGTGGAAAAAACTGTGGAAGACGGGCGGCAGGATAAGTCACTTCCAGGCCCTTAGGCTTCGTCGATGTTCACGACCTGTCAGAATTTGCGTGGAAGCTGCACGTAACAAGTGGGTTATACGAAGCTCTCGAATTGCATCCAATCTGTGGCAAAGTTACAGTTCCGTGAAGCGATAAAGACGCTTTCCACAGATCACCACAGGCTTCCTCAGGAGTCTTCGTGCGATTTTCGCTTGCATTTCTGGTTTTGGTGGAGTTATTTGCGGCTCGTAGCGGACTGGCGCAGAAGCAGCCGGAGTTGTCCGTGGGGCAGCGCCTGGCAGCCGATCTGACCTGGACGCAGGATCAGCGGGACCAGCGTTTTGCGCACATGGATCGCATCTTTCCGGTGCATCGGGTGGCTCGAGGCGGGGTGGTTCGACCGCTTCCTGCCGAGAAATCGCTGCTGCCGGATTCACAGGTTGGCGATCTGATGCTGGCGGAGCATCTCTCCGGCGTGCTGATGCTGCAGGACGGACGCATCCGGAATGAGCGGTACGGCCTGGGATTGACACGTGCGGGGCACTGGACGAGCTTTTCCATGACCAAGGCGGTTACCGACACGCTGGTGGGTGTGGCATTGCGGCAGGGAAAACTACACTCGCTGGACGACGATGTGACGGCGTACCTGCCGGAGATGAAGGGCAGCGCCTATGATGGCGTGACCGTCCGGCAGTTGATGACCATGACCAGCGGTGTTCGGTGGAATGAGAATTACACCTCGACCGATGCGGACAATGTTCGGCTGTACACGACGGCTGTGGCACGGGGGAAAGACTCCACGGTGGAGTACATGCGGACGCTGACGCGTGGTTCCGCACCGGGGACGGCCTGGCATTACAACACGGGTGAGACGGACCTGCTGGGGGTGCTGTTGCGTCGAGCGACGGGCAAGACGCTTGCCGCGCAGTTATCCGGGGCCATCTGGAGCCATGCGGGGATGGAGCAGGACGCTACATGGATCGCAAATGATGCTGGTTCGGCGGGTGCGGAGTTTGGTGGGTCGGGATTGTCGGCTTCGCTGCGTGACTTTGGACGGTTGGGGCTGTGGGTGCTGGATGACGGCGGATCGCAGGTGCCCGAGGGCTGGTTTGCGGAGGCGACGAGGCCGCAGGTGAAGGCAGGGGGAGCAACGTATGGCTACGGTTGGTGGCCGCAGCCCGACGGCAGTTTTGCGGCGCTGGGTATCTTCGGTCAATCGATCCTGATCGATCCGCAGCGAAAGCTGGTGGTGGTGATGCTGGGGGACTGGGATCAGGCTACCGGCAGCGAACACAGCACGGCACGCGCTGCCTTCTGGCACACGGTGCAGCAGGCCGTGGACGCGGAGCGTTAGCCGACGGGAAGTTCCCAGATGTCGTGGCAATACTCTCGGATGGTGCGGTCGGAGGAGAACTTGCCGGAGCGAGCGGTGTTCAGCAGTGACATTCGGCCCCAGGCCTTTGGGTCGCGATAGACATCGCTTGCCAGTGCATGCGCGCTATCGTAGCTGTCGAAATCGGCGAGCGCAAAAAACGGATCCCAGTTCAGAAGGTTATCCACCAGCGGTGTAAAGAGCGCGCTGTCGCTGCCAAAGAAGCGGCCTGAGGAGATGCCATCCAACACCTCTTTCAGAAGAGGGCTACGTTCGTAAAACGTGCGTGACCGATAGCCGTTGTGCAACGTCTCAGCGATCTGCGGCGCAGTGAGCCCGAAGAGGAAGAAGTTTTGTTCGCCAGCCTCTTCCCGAATTTCGATGTTGGCTCCATCCAGCGTTCCCAGCGTCACGGCGCCATTCATCATCATCTTCATGCAGCCGGTGCCGCTGGCTTCCTTGCCTGCCGTGGAGATCTGTTCCGAGAGATCGGCGGCGGGATAGATGTGCTGGCCCAGTGACACGGAATAGTTTGGTAAGAAAACTACCTTCATGAGGTCGCGCGTGGCGGGGTCGTGATTGACCAGGTCCGCGACACTGCACACCAGCTTGATGATGAGTTTTGCCATGATGTAGCTGGGAGCAGCTTTGCCACCGAAGAGGTAGGTGGTGGGCGTGGGATTCTTCAGCGTTCCTGCTTTGATCTGACAGTAGAGCGAGAGGATGTGCAGGGCTTTCAGGTGCTGGCGCTTGTACTCGTGAATGCGTTTCACGTGTACGTCAAACATGGACGTGGGATCGACTGCGATGCTGAGGTTCTGCGCGATGTATTTTGCGAGGCTTGTCTTGCAGCCTTCCTGCGCCTGTCGCCAGCGGGCGAGGAAGTTGCTGTCTTCTGCGAAATGCTCCAGTCCGCGCAGTCCGTACAGGTCTTTGTGCCATCGCGTTCCGATGGTTTCGTTGATAAGTTCAACCAGATTCGGATTAGTGAGCATTAGCCAGCGGCGAGGTGTTACACCGTTCGTTTTGTTACTGAACCTTTCCGGGAAAACTTCGTAGTAATCGTGCAGTGTGTCCTGTTCCAGGAGTTGCGTGTGCAGTTCCGCGACGCCGTTGACGGCTTTGCTGCCGACGACGGCAAGTTTCGCCATCTGCACGCTACGGCCACCTTCTTCGCCGATGATGCTCATGCGTCGCATCCGCGCATCGTCGTTGGGGTAACGCAGACGCATGTCGGCGAGGAAGCGCGCGTTGATCTCGTAGATGATTTCCAGGTGTCGCGGAAGCAGGCTACCAAAAAGCTCCAGTGGCCAACGTTCCAAAGCTTCCGGCAGAAGCGTGTGATTCGTGTAGCCGAAGGTTTTCTGCGTGACGTTCCATGCGTCCTGCCAGGAGAGTCTGTTCTCGTCCATCAGAAGGCGCATCAGCTCTGGAATGCCGATGGAGGGATGTGTGTCATTGAGCTGGATGGTCCACTTCTCGTGGAAGGTGGTGAGTTTTTCGCCGCGCATGCCGTGCAGGCGCAGCATGTCCTGCAGTGAGCAGGAGGTGAAGAAGTATTGCTGCATCAGGCGCAGGCGTTTGCCCTGCATCTGATCGTCGGACGGGTACAACACTTTGCTGATGGTTTCGGATTCCATCTTCTGGCGGACAGCTCCCATGTAGTCGCCGCTGTTGAACATGCCGAGGTCGAAACTGTCGACGGCCTCTGCCTTCCATAGCCGCAGGCGGTTCACAGTACGCGTCTGGTAGCCAGGGATTGGTGTGTCGTACGGGATGCCTTTTATGGTCTGGTCCGGAACCCATCGATGGCGCAGCAAGCCATGCTCGTCGTTGTAAGTTTCTGTGTGACCAAAGAAGCAGACTTCATAGCTTGTGGACGCGGCGATCTCCCAGGGATTGCCGTACTGCAACCACTTATCAGATTTTTCCACCTGCCAGCCATCGACGATCTCCTGGCGGAAGATGCCAAATTCATAACGCAAGCCGTAGCCAAGAACAGGTACGTCCAGTGTAGACAGCGAGTCCATGAAACATGCGGCGAGACGGCCAAGGCCGCCGTTGCCCAGACCCGGCTCCGGCTCCTGTGCCGCGATGGTGTTCAGATCAAGCCCCAGATTTTTTAATGCCTCTTCCATCTGGGGTCTTAGTTCAAGATTCACCAGCGCATTTTCAAGATGTGGACCGAGGAGATATTCCGCGCTGAGATAGCCGAGCACACGGACATTGTGTTGCTTGTACTTTTCAATGGTCTCCAGCCATTGATCCATCATGCGGTCGCGCACGACGGCGGCCAGTGCGTGGTACTGATCCAGCAGGCTGCTGTTTTCCAGCGGGCGACCCACTGTGTGCGTCATGTGGTTATGGAAGGAGATCTCAAGGTCTTTCGCAGAGGTGCCTGCACGGTTTTCGCTGGGGTGCGTCTGCGCCTGCTGTTCTGTCTGGAACTGTTGCGGGTGCGGTGCTTCCTGGTCCTGAAGGGGCATTGTGTCGGATTCTCCTGCGAAGGTCTGTCGTATGTGGGATGCAGGGAACGCAGGAAGGAAACAGGAAAGACGTGCGGAGAGGCTGCCAATCGACGTATCGTGAAAGTCATGTTGCGATATGCGATTACGGACAGGCAGATGTTTCCAGGTGATGAACGCTCGCGCGAGGACGCGTTGATCACGCAGGTGGCGCGGCTGGCGAGCGAAGGCGTGGACTATATCCAGATGCGTGAGAAGGACCTGGGTGAAGCAGCGCAGGCGGATCTTGCGCGGTCGCTGATGCAGGCGATTCGCGATGGCGGCGGCGAGACGAAACTGCTGCTGAATGGAACAGCCGCGCTGGCGCAGTGGGCCGGGGCAGATGGTGTACATCTGTCGTCCACCACGTTCTCGCAGAATCTGCAGTCGCATCATGGACTGATCGTCAGCGTCTCATGTCATACGCTTAGCGATGTTCACCGCGCTGCGGAGTTTGCGGAGCTGATCCTGTTTGCGCCGGTGTTTGAAAAACGTGTGCGTGGGGAAGTGGTGACAGAGGGCGTTGGGCTGGATGCGCTGCGCGAGGCGTGTGATGCAGCGGCGGGTATTCCGGTGCTGGCGCTGGGCGGTGTGACGGAAGCGAATATGCAGGCGTGCGTGGATGCAGGGGCTGCGGGTGTGGCTGGGATTCGGTTGTTTGTTTGATCTACTTCTGGCAGGTTTTGCAGAAGTGCGTGGATCGTCCGCCTACGACAATTTTCTGGATGGGTTTGCCGCAATTCATGCATGGTTCGCCGGTACGGCTGTAGACGCGGTGCTCCAGTTGGAAGAAGCCGCGGACGCCGTCGGCATCGACGTAGTCGCTGACGGAGGAACCGCCGAGTTTGATTGCGTGATGCAACACGGCTTGTAGTGAGGTGTGCAGTCTGTCAAGCTCCGCGCGTTTGATGCGGCCTGCGTGGCGTGTGGGGCGGATGCCTGCGCGGAAGAGGCTTTCGTCCGCGTAGATATTGCCTACGCCGTGCAGTAGCGATTGGTTCAACAGCGCGGCTTTGATGGCTGTCTTGCGGCCTGCGAATAACGCGGCGAAGTCATCTGCGGAGATGGTCAGCGGCTCTTTGCCTGGGCCTTCGTAGGTGGTGCCTTCGTCGACGATGCCTACGCGGCCGAAGCGTCGCGGATCGACGAAGCGGACATCGCGACCATCGTGCAGATGCAGAGTGACATGCGTGTGCGGAGGCACGGGAACGTCGCGCTGCGAGACAAGCAGACGTCCCGTCATGCCGAGGTGGATGGTGGCCTGTGCGGACTTGCCGTTGCGCTGCTTCACGTCCATCACGATGGTTTTGCCCACGCGGTGGACACGCTCGATCTTTGCGCCGGTCAGCGTAGTTTCGATGTGCGATGGCGTGGACTTCAGCGGCTCTTTGTGCGGGCCGATGGTGACGGCATCAATGCGCTCACCGCGGACGCGCTCGTTTACGCCATTGGCAACGGTTTCGACTTCGGGGAGTTCGGGCATACCAGAACATTAGACGCGATAAGGGGATTGTTCGGAGCACTCTACGACGACGGCTCAAGGCGAAAGCGTAGTTGTGGGAGAAGAGAGCAGATCCTTCGACTTGCTCAGGATGACGGTCTTCGACCGTATGAGCTTCGCCTTGCGAAGCTGGTTTGGGTTGGTGGCTGGAAAGGTTGCAAAGGTCTTGGCAGGATGAGAGTTCGTCGGGATTCTTCGCTCCGCTCAGAATGACGGGGCCTGGCTGTTGGGGTTGCGCTCACGGTGACGAACTTCGTTCGTAAGATCGCGCTTTGCGCGATGCCCAGGTGAGCTTCGCGCACCTGGGGCACCCGGTTTCTGTTCGGCACGGGTACACGGATGTTGGTTCAACATCTGGCCCCTGCTTCAATACGGCACCCGGCTCTGCTTTACGTGGGCACCCGGTCTCTGTTCAGCGCGGGCACACGGATGTTGGTTCCGCTATGCTGGATGAGGCTTATAAGCATTCAGGAGACAAGCAACATGGCAGGATTGATCGAAGCCATCGACGTTAAGCGCAAGATGTATTTCGAGCTGGAAGGCGTGCCGTATCACTGCCTGGATAAGGAAATCTCCACGCCCACGGCGCGTGGCGGGCAAACGCTGGTTCGTCTGAAGATGCGCAATCTGCTGACGCGCGCAGTTTTCGACAAGACCTTCAAGGCAGACGAGAAGTTCAAGGAACCTGACCTGGAAGATGTGGAGGCGACGTTCCTCTACAGCGATAACGATGGCGCATACTTCCTGGACCAGACCAGCTTTGAGACGCTGCAGTTGAACAATGAGATGCTGGGCGATGCGTTGGACTGGCTGCTGGAAGGCACGGCTGTTCAGATTGAGAAATTCGAAGGTAATCCCATTGGTATCCAGTTACCGATTCATGTGGAGCTGGTGGTGAAAGAGACAGAACCGGGCTTCAAAGGCGATACAGCGACCGGAGTTACGTATAAGCCTGCGACGCTGGAAACCGGCGCGGTGGTGCAGGTGCCTGCGTTTGTGAAAGAGGGCGACAAGATCAAGGTGGCGCCGGAAACAAAGGAATTCGCAGGCCGCGTCTAAAGTATTTTTCCCCTGATGCGGTGGCTTGCCAACACAGCCAGACACGTCTGCTCTCGACCATGCACCGTCAAACGGGCATGATGGTGATAGTCCATCGGTCCTCCGAAGATCACTGCTTGCTCGACACAATCAGCTTCTTCGTTCTTGGTCCGATGGACAACAGCCTATTGAAACTTCACATCTAGCCGCGTTTTCAGGAGCTCCGTTCATGGCAGATTCGCCGCATGATGATCCGGGCATTTACCTGGCCGCGGAGCGCACATTTCTTGCGTGGATACGTACAGGCCTGGCGATGATGGGCGTGGGCTTTGCGATTGCGCGATTTGCGCTGTTTCTGCGGCAGATTCGCGGCGATGAGTGGACAGGACCTTCTGTCTACGTCGGCGATGCGGTGGTTGTGCTGGGCGTGATGGTACTGGTGGTGTCCGTTGGGCAGCACCTCCAGCTCATTCGCCAGTTGCGCGAAGGATCATGGAAGCCAGTGGTGTCGCGTATGGCGGTTGTCGTTGCAGTGCTGCTGGCTCTCATTGGAACCATCATGGCGGTTTATCTTCTGGTGTCGCGTTGAGCGGTTACAGGATTTCGTAATCGGGACGGAAGTCGTTGCTTCCCGGAAATGCGACGCCGATGGAGCGTGCCACTGTTCCGTGCCGCGCCATCCTCACTGCGCGTACTCCGAGTAAGAGCGGAAGCGGCGGCTTGCCACCTTCCCACAGTTCGCTCATGGGACGCATCACACCTTCGCGGTCTTTGTGGAAGGCGCGCTCGTCCCAGCGCTGCCATCCCGGCATGAAATCGGGATAGTCGGTGACCGCGTCCAGCGTGGAGCTAAGGATGCGGCGTTTCCACGGCTGCGCATACTGCGGCATGAACAGTACGTGGCTGAGCCGTTCCACGCGAATCTCATGCACAAATTCGTGGAAGTTCTGTGCGTGGGTCAGGTTGATGTTTGCGTTGGGTTCCAGGCCGTGACGGTCGCCGCCGCTGATGAGCAGATGGCCGGTGGAGCGTGCCAGCGCGCTCACCTGTCGATTCTCGCTGGCATGGCGCAGGCCGTTGAGTTCCATCGCGTGCATGCAGTCGCCGACTGCAGCGAGGAATCTGTGTACTTCTGCCATGTGGATCCCGTTGCCTACGGAGTAGAGGTCCCACAGCGGATGATTGAAGATGAGAAGCACCTGCGGGATGGCGTGCAGGTCGCGGAGGATCGACTCGACTTCGGATTCATCCGTGCTGGCGGTGGCGTTGCTCAGACGATCCATCCATGCGCGTGCATCGGCTGTAGGCAGATTGTGAATGCCCAGGTGAAAGCAGGTGCGTCCCCACGGCGCGGTCCATTCCACGGAGACGGGCACGGTGCGGGCGTGTGGCACCATGCGGATTTGCAGCGGCGCGTCGATGTTGTCGTGATCGCTGATGGAGACCAGAGGCTTCAGTCCCAGCCTGGTGATCTGGTTTTCTTCCAGGTCATACGCCATCAGGGGACGAAGCGGCGGACGCCAGTGCGCGCTTTGAAAATCCAGGGTGAAGCCATACTGGTCGCGGCACTTTGCGATGTAGTGATCGAACACCTTCCGGACCAGCGGCAGACCCTGGCTCATGTCGTGAATGAAGGAGAGACTCTCCTCTGACATGCTGGTGTGGCTGTGAAGGGAAACGCCCGCGGTGTACGCGTAGGATGCTTCCTTGTTCTTCCAGAGGCACGAGATGGTCGAGTGCGTCGCTTTCATGATGTGCTCCTCCAGGCCGAGTCGCTGTCTGCATTCAGCTTGCGCAGAATGTGCGAATGGGAGGTCACCAGAAAACGAATGCTTGCACAAAAGTCGGTGCAAGGGATGTAACGGGAAGATGGACGCCGGATGAATGCGGTTGGTGGAGGAAGGCTTTCAGGAGGCGTTAGTGAGCGCTCTCGTGTGCGAGCAGGCGCAGGACGGCCTCGGCTTCCTCACGCGTGAGACCCAGCGTGGTCTCGGCGTTTTCCCCGGCAAGCGTCATCGCCTGGCGGCAGGCGGTGGCCAGCAACTTCTTGTCTTCCTTTGGCAGGGCGTGGAGACGGGTAAGCATTTCGTCGGGCGGGAAGTCTTTCAGCTCTTCCTCAAGCCGCACCAGGTGGTCCCGCACGGTGGGGTCTGCGAAAGCATCCGGGGAGACACCGTGTAGCAGAAGATTCAGCGCGTTGCCGGTAAGAATCCAGGCGTGAAAGCTGGTTTCGGGTGTCTCCACGGTTAAGTCTCCTGCAGTACTGGCGGCCAGTATAAAATGAGGCAGGCGGCAGTTCGTCCCCGTTCGCCTGTCGAACGCATCCAACTGACATTGCGCGAAAGTCCTCTGCGGCGCTGTTGCGGGCCGTTCCAGTGGTGTGTGCGTGTGGAGATTTTAATGGCTATGAAGAAGACAGCAGTGGTTCTGGGCGCGCAGTGGGGCGATGAGGGCAAGGGCAAGATTGTCGACGTCCTCAGCGAGCGTTACAAGGTAGTTGCACGCTATGCGGGTGGGCATAACGCGGGCCACACAGTCATCATTGATGGCAAGAAGTTTGTGCTGCACCTGATTCCGTGCGGCGTGCTGCGTGAAGGCTGCCTGGGCATCATTGGCAATGGTGTGGTGGTGGATCCGGCGGCTCTGCTGAATGAGATCAAGATGCTGAAGGCGCAGGGTCTTCCAATCGACGGTCAACTGTTTGTGTC is part of the Terriglobus sp. RCC_193 genome and encodes:
- the efp gene encoding elongation factor P, which encodes MAGLIEAIDVKRKMYFELEGVPYHCLDKEISTPTARGGQTLVRLKMRNLLTRAVFDKTFKADEKFKEPDLEDVEATFLYSDNDGAYFLDQTSFETLQLNNEMLGDALDWLLEGTAVQIEKFEGNPIGIQLPIHVELVVKETEPGFKGDTATGVTYKPATLETGAVVQVPAFVKEGDKIKVAPETKEFAGRV
- a CDS encoding YidH family protein, with product MADSPHDDPGIYLAAERTFLAWIRTGLAMMGVGFAIARFALFLRQIRGDEWTGPSVYVGDAVVVLGVMVLVVSVGQHLQLIRQLREGSWKPVVSRMAVVVAVLLALIGTIMAVYLLVSR